The Mytilus edulis chromosome 12, xbMytEdul2.2, whole genome shotgun sequence genome contains a region encoding:
- the LOC139499092 gene encoding cyclic GMP-AMP synthase-like receptor 2, which yields MTIQFTKTISTVPNNYNIWKYYTCPIENFRGVLETQSGNNQYFNNLNLTSGEWLDKLAPDGEHNIQSLSESETNPSEASSDLEPDTYTGEDDVEVDNGRPENLNLKLEKISDERYRQDLSDQCQYLQDQKSTCLKHTDLDEVLREYLNVLDTWQQEVYNIRIAHHKIWKYSRVSRRIKQHRAGSRVESQTRILPPGKDTDVDYMFELDGILVNCDDECKGIYWKHSNDSPAFGTVYVDKEYRKQLEQNHSDIFTADTFEWKQDENAFLLLPRRFKENVVNASHFEFSRDKSVSLASPSISGKGAVNEYDTVPCLRLSKWPKLADSWKSRGPYSERYTFNSKWKEALVNVVPLFLVPTGNPLSRNKQEQFRLSFSMVEIKCFDQLTAKMRTNYGIAKYAFKRLFCSESYDLLSSYHIKTIFLWIVEELSINDWDHISPVNFVRTVFSEMKSCVLKQSVRHFFVNGCNIFPSHKLLDDNISFYNKNFERDTEIISQAVTDLLRSDLDISSDSGSMLKDARSQLRLLASQEIMDSYIGGYLTRLLSMTTFSLLENELQGTLTESIDNIRTVFSFYQADKHLKKIVNAINIFIVSVQTRNPTIIKLIPNHFNWFDDLTETAHAAFELYIMKKYSHVASIVNSSECYQFRPGEIGVSITKYHKDYELDTPIHFVIFELEKRYGSCPRFYIDPYLMIKHLQIQIKLKEVSECRNSETLSTFQRQLLEMEDIIKQLSARVPYIGKLSYKFAAVYLIHGYRKQFKEFGMNIRLTVPENINLDSFNQRMFATNFDLR from the exons ATGACCATACAATTTACTAAAACAATATCAACAGTGCCTAACAACTACAATATTTGGAAATACTATACCTGTCCTATTGAGAATTTTCGTGGAGTATTAGAAACTCAAAGTGGAAATAATCAATACTTCaacaatttgaatttaacatCCGGGGAATGGCTAGATAAGCTTGCACCTGATGGTGAACATAACATCCAAAGTTTATCTGAAAGCGAGACCAACCCTAGTGAAGCTTCCTCCGATTTAGAACCAGATACATATACCGGAGAAGACGACGTTGAAGTAGACAATGGAAGACCTGAGAATCTGAACTTGAAATTAGAAAAG ATTTCAGATGAGCGTTATCGACAAGACTTGAGTGACCAATGCCAGTATTTACAGGATCAAAAATCAACATGTTTGAAACACACAGATCTAGATGAAGTACTGAGGGAATACTTGAATGTTTTAGATACCTGGCAGCAAGAAGTATATAACATTCGAATAGCACATCATAAGATATGGAAGTACAGCCGCGTCAGTCGTAGAATTAAGCAACACCGAGCCGGAAGCAGGGTGGAATCACAGACACGTATCCTTCCACCGGGAAAGGATACGGATGTTGATTATATGTTTGAACTAGATGGTATACTAGTGAATTGTGATGACGAATGCAAAGGCATTTACTGGAAACATAGCAACGATTCTCCAGCATTTGGAACAGTTTACGTCGACAAAGAGTACCGCAAACAACTGGAACAAAACCACAGTGATATATTTACTGCCGATACTTTTGAATGGAAGCAAGATGAAAATGCCTTTTTATTATTACCCAGGAGATTCAAGGAAAATGTCGTTAATGCAAGTCATTTTGAGTTTTCAAGAGACAAAAGCGTTTCTTTAGCAAGTCCATCAATATCTGGGAAGGGGGCTGTCAATGAATATGATACAGTTCCatgtcttaggttatcaaaatgGCCAAAACTTGCAGACTCATGGAAATCGAGAGGCCCTTATAGCGAAAGATACACTTTCAATTCTAAATGGAAAGAAGCACTTGTGAATGTCGTGCCTTTATTTCTTGTTCCAACTGGCAACCCACTGTCTAGGAATAAACAGGAGCAATTTAGACTTTCTTTTTCAATGGTCGAAATTAAATGTTTTGATCAACTGACGGCTAAAATGAGAACGAATTATGGTATTGCAAAATATGCTTTTAAACGACTTTTCTGTTCAGAAAGTTATGACTTACTAAGCTCATATCATATAAAAACCATTTTCCTTTGGATTGTTGAAGAGCTTAGTATTAATGACTGGGACCATATTTCACCAGTAAATTTTGTCAGAACAGTGTTTTCTGAAATGAAAAGTTGTGTTTTAAAACAGAGCGTtcgtcatttttttgtaaacggTTGTAATATATTTCCTTCCCACAAACTTTTGGACGACAACATTTCATTTTACAACAAAAACTTTGAACGCGATACCGAAATTATTTCACAAGCAGTAACCGATTTGCTAAGAAGTGATCTTGATATTTCATCAGACAGTGGAAGCATGCTGAAAGATGCAAGGTCGCAACTTCGGTTGTTAGCCTCGCAAGAGATAATGGACAGCTATATCGGAGGTTACTTGACTCGCTTATTAAGTATGACCACGTTTTCCTTGTTGGAAAATGAGCTTCAAGGCACATTAACGGAAAGTATTGATAACATAAGAACAGTATTCAGTTTTTATCAGGCAGATAAACATTTGAAGAAAATAGTAAATGCGatcaatatttttattgtaagtGTACAAACTCGCAATCCAACAATCATAAAATTAATACCGAACCATTTCAATTGGTTTGATGACTTAACTGAAACCGCACATGCCGCTTTTGAATTGtatataatgaaaaaatacaGTCATGTTGCTTCAATTGTCAACAGCAGCGAATGTTACCAGTTTAGACCCGGTGAAATAGGAGTTTCTATAACGAAATATCACAAAGATTATGAACTAGACACACCTATTCACTTTGTGATATTTGAACTGGAAAAGAGATATGGTAGTTGTCCTCGGTTTTATATCGATCCTTATCTTATGATCAAACACCTACAAATTCAAATTAAGCTTAAGGAAGTTTCTGAATGCCGTAATTCTGAAACGCTTTCTACTTTTCAGAGACAATTGTTAGAAATGGAAGATATTATCAAACAACTGTCGGCAAGAGTACCATATATTGGTAAATTGTCATATAAATTTGCTGCTGTATACCTCATACATGGCTACagaaaacaatttaaagaatTTGGTATGAATATACGTTTAACTGTTCCTGAAAATATTAACTTAGATTCGTTTAACCAAAGAATGTTTGCGACAAATTTTGATCTCAGATAG